The Mus musculus strain C57BL/6J chromosome 2, GRCm38.p6 C57BL/6J genome has a window encoding:
- the Cacfd1 gene encoding calcium channel flower homolog isoform X1 encodes MSGSGAAGAAAGPAPPAQEEGMTWWYRWLCRLAGVLGAVSCAISGLFNCVTIHPLNIAAGVWMMMAIVPIVMSLTLTTLLGNAIAFATGVLYGLSALGKKGDAISYARIQQQRQQADEEKLAETFEGEL; translated from the exons ATGAGCGGCTCGGGCGCCGCCGGAGCGGCCGCGGGCCCAGCCCCGCCGGCACAGGAAGAGGGCATGACTTGGTGGTACCGCTGGCTGTGCCGCCTGGCGGGAGTGCTAGGAGCGGTGT CCTGTGCCATCTCTGGACTCTTCAACTGCGTCACTATCCACCCTCTGAACATCGCAGCTGGCGTGTGGATGAT GATGGCCATCGTCCCCATCGTCATGAGCCTCACCCTGACTACACTGCTGGGCAATGCCATCGCCTTTGCCACGGGGGTGCTGTATGGACTGTCTGCCCTGGGCAAAAA GGGCGATGCCATTTCTTATGCTCGGATCCAGCAGCAGAGACAGCAGGCAGATGAGGAGAAGCTGGCGGAGACTTTCGAGGGGGAACTGTGA
- the Cacfd1 gene encoding calcium channel flower homolog isoform 1 (isoform 1 is encoded by transcript variant 1), producing MSGSGAAGAAAGPAPPAQEEGMTWWYRWLCRLAGVLGAVSCAISGLFNCVTIHPLNIAAGVWMIMNAFILLLCEAPFCCQFVEFANTVAEKVDRLRSWQKAVFYCGMAIVPIVMSLTLTTLLGNAIAFATGVLYGLSALGKKGDAISYARIQQQRQQADEEKLAETFEGEL from the exons ATGAGCGGCTCGGGCGCCGCCGGAGCGGCCGCGGGCCCAGCCCCGCCGGCACAGGAAGAGGGCATGACTTGGTGGTACCGCTGGCTGTGCCGCCTGGCGGGAGTGCTAGGAGCGGTGT CCTGTGCCATCTCTGGACTCTTCAACTGCGTCACTATCCACCCTCTGAACATCGCAGCTGGCGTGTGGATGAT CATGAACGCCTTCATCCTGTTGTTGTGCGAGGCTCCCTTCTGCTGCCAGTTTGTGGAGTTTGCAAACACAGTAGCTGAGAAGGTTGACCGGCTGCGCTCCTGGCAGAAGGCTGTCTTCTACTGCGG GATGGCCATCGTCCCCATCGTCATGAGCCTCACCCTGACTACACTGCTGGGCAATGCCATCGCCTTTGCCACGGGGGTGCTGTATGGACTGTCTGCCCTGGGCAAAAA GGGCGATGCCATTTCTTATGCTCGGATCCAGCAGCAGAGACAGCAGGCAGATGAGGAGAAGCTGGCGGAGACTTTCGAGGGGGAACTGTGA
- the Cacfd1 gene encoding calcium channel flower homolog isoform 3 (isoform 3 is encoded by transcript variant 3), with the protein MSGSGAAGAAAGPAPPAQEEGMTWWYRWLCRLAGVLGAVSCAISGLFNCVTIHPLNIAAGVWMIMNAFILLLCEAPFCCQFVEFANTVAEKVDRLRSWQKAVFYCG; encoded by the exons ATGAGCGGCTCGGGCGCCGCCGGAGCGGCCGCGGGCCCAGCCCCGCCGGCACAGGAAGAGGGCATGACTTGGTGGTACCGCTGGCTGTGCCGCCTGGCGGGAGTGCTAGGAGCGGTGT CCTGTGCCATCTCTGGACTCTTCAACTGCGTCACTATCCACCCTCTGAACATCGCAGCTGGCGTGTGGATGAT CATGAACGCCTTCATCCTGTTGTTGTGCGAGGCTCCCTTCTGCTGCCAGTTTGTGGAGTTTGCAAACACAGTAGCTGAGAAGGTTGACCGGCTGCGCTCCTGGCAGAAGGCTGTCTTCTACTGCGGGTGA
- the Cacfd1 gene encoding calcium channel flower homolog isoform 2 (isoform 2 is encoded by transcript variant 2) gives MSGSGAAGAAAGPAPPAQEEGMTWWYRWLCRLAGVLGAVSCAISGLFNCVTIHPLNIAAGVWMIMNAFILLLCEAPFCCQFVEFANTVAEKVDRLRSWQKAVFYCGHGEALRGAWPDVRLPNRNTISL, from the exons ATGAGCGGCTCGGGCGCCGCCGGAGCGGCCGCGGGCCCAGCCCCGCCGGCACAGGAAGAGGGCATGACTTGGTGGTACCGCTGGCTGTGCCGCCTGGCGGGAGTGCTAGGAGCGGTGT CCTGTGCCATCTCTGGACTCTTCAACTGCGTCACTATCCACCCTCTGAACATCGCAGCTGGCGTGTGGATGAT CATGAACGCCTTCATCCTGTTGTTGTGCGAGGCTCCCTTCTGCTGCCAGTTTGTGGAGTTTGCAAACACAGTAGCTGAGAAGGTTGACCGGCTGCGCTCCTGGCAGAAGGCTGTCTTCTACTGCGG GCATGGTGAAGCCTTGCGAGGAGCGTGGCCAGATGTGAGACTGCCGAACAGAAACACCATTTCCCTCTAA
- the Slc2a6 gene encoding solute carrier family 2, facilitated glucose transporter member 6 isoform X1, with protein MLLNDLLGRKLSIMFSAVPSAIGYAIMAGARGLWMLLLGRMLTGFAGGLTAACIPVYVSEIAPPDVRGALGATPQLMAVFGSLSLYALGLLLPWRWLAVAGEGPVLIMILLLSFMPNSPRFLLSKSRDEEALQALTWLRADSEVHWEFEQIQDNVRRQSSRVSWAEAREPRVYRPVLIAVLMRFLQQLTGITPILVYLQTIFDNTSVVLPSQQDAAIVGAVRLLSVLIAAVTMDLAGRKVLLYVSASVMFAANLTLGLYVQFVPRPLTPNSTVEIVTLGDTAFNYLTLIPLLATMLFIMGYAMGWGPITWLLMSEVLPLRARGVASGLCVLVSWLTAFVLTNYFLLAVNAFGLQVPFFFFSAICLLSLLFTGCCVPETRGRSLEQIEAFFHTRRMSFRP; from the exons ATGTTACTCAATGACCTCCTGGGCCGGAAGCTCAGCATCATGTTCTCAGCTGTCCCCTCAGCCATTGGCTATGCAATCATGGCCGGTGCCCGTGGCCTCTGGATGCTTCTGTTGGGGAGGATGCTGACGGGCTTTGCCGGGGGACTCACTGCTGCCTGCATCCCG GTGTACGTGTCTGAGATTGCACCCCCTGATGTTCGTGGGGCCCTGGGGGCCACACCGCAGCTCATGGCCGTGTTTGGATCCCTGTCTCTCTACGCCCTTG GTCTGCTGCTACCTTGGCGATGGCTTGCTGTGGCTGGAGAGGGGCCGGTTCTCATCATGATCCTGCTGCTCAGCTTCATGCCCAACTCTCCTCGCTTCTTGCTCTCAAAGAGCCGGGATGAGGAGGCACTGCAGGCGCTGACCTGGCTGCGAGCTGACTCCGAGGTCCATTGGGAGTTTGAGCAGATCCAGGACAACGTGCGGAGACAG AGTAGCCGAGTGTCGTGGGCGGAAGCCCGGGAACCCCGTGTGTACCGGCCTGTTCTCATTGCAGTACTGATGCGCTTTCTGCAGCAGCTGACAGGCATCACACCCATCCTGGTGTACCTACAGACCATCTTCGACAACACATCCGTGGTGCTG CCCTCCCAGCAGGATGCAGCGATAGTTGGTGCTGTGAGGCTCCTATCTGTGCTGATTGCTGCTGTCACCATGGACCTGGCGGGCCGAAAAGTTCTGCTCTATGTGTCAG CATCCGTCATGTTTGCTGCCAACCTGACACTGGGGCTCTACGTCCAGTTTGTGCCAAGGCCTCTGACCCCCAACAGCACTGTGGAGATCGTGACCCTGGGGGACACAGCCTTCAACTATCTTACCCTGATACCCCTGCTGGCCACCATGCTCTTCATTATGG GCTAtgccatgggctggggtcccatCACCTGGCTCCTCATGTCTGAGGTTCTGCCCTTGCGTGCCCGTGGTGTGGCCTCAGGGCTCTGCGTGCTGGTCAGCTGGCTCACAGCCTTCGTCCTCACTAACTACTTCCTGCTGGCAGTG AATGCCTTCGGCCTCCAggtgcctttcttcttcttctcggCCATCTgcctgctcagcttgctcttCACAGGCTGCTGTGTGCCTGAGACCAGGGGCCGCTCGCTGGAGCAGATCGAGGCCTTCTTCCACACTCGCAGGATGTCCTTCAGGCCCTAG